Proteins encoded by one window of Paenibacillus sp. DCT19:
- a CDS encoding STM4014 family protein, which translates to MSDQERPFLLIGNPDNRRTFALQQARLRQGLKPAMVLSYIDLLHTWRQGRTLRDAVSEVISQGVGQEDADDYSFFIRMDAPGENWNVERELLSLGASVYSALHQEDHRMMVPQEQALLLEQEWGRIYAPAQWFDGWKACLERIDKEVQQFFPSARFLNHPTDIITMFDKRRCQQQLSANGITVPPSLQADVPIRSYGELRTAMKSEGMHRIFVKLACGSGASGVVAYQFNPRTGAEIAITTVGMERNGAEVIFYNEGSMRRYTRTEEIRILLDWLCAEGAQIERWMAKSTIGSRVFDVRQLVAGGQVGHAIVRLSKTPITNLHLRNDRLLPTEAGLKDEQMLLIQNAAQAALSAFPNSWSAGIDVMLSGTEPRAYVLDVNPFGDLLYRVQHHGLGTYDWQMELLRKEPDYYA; encoded by the coding sequence GTGAGCGATCAAGAACGACCTTTTCTGCTTATTGGGAATCCGGATAATCGGCGTACATTTGCTTTGCAGCAAGCGAGATTGAGGCAAGGGTTGAAACCTGCAATGGTATTGTCCTATATTGATTTGCTACATACGTGGAGGCAAGGACGGACACTCAGGGATGCAGTCTCAGAAGTGATCTCACAAGGTGTAGGCCAAGAAGATGCTGACGATTATTCATTCTTCATACGAATGGATGCACCGGGCGAGAACTGGAATGTGGAACGTGAACTCTTGTCTCTGGGTGCGAGCGTATACTCGGCGCTTCATCAGGAAGATCACCGTATGATGGTTCCGCAGGAACAGGCGTTGTTGCTAGAGCAGGAATGGGGGCGGATCTACGCACCTGCTCAATGGTTTGACGGCTGGAAGGCGTGTTTGGAACGAATAGACAAGGAAGTTCAGCAATTCTTCCCATCTGCTCGCTTTCTAAATCATCCTACAGACATCATAACCATGTTTGATAAAAGGCGCTGCCAGCAGCAGTTGTCTGCTAACGGTATAACCGTACCGCCTTCGCTTCAAGCTGATGTTCCGATTCGGAGTTATGGCGAGTTACGTACGGCTATGAAGTCTGAAGGGATGCACCGTATATTTGTTAAACTCGCTTGTGGCTCAGGCGCTTCCGGTGTAGTAGCATATCAGTTCAATCCACGAACGGGTGCTGAGATTGCTATAACAACTGTGGGAATGGAGCGGAATGGGGCAGAAGTGATTTTTTATAATGAAGGTAGCATGCGCAGATATACCCGTACGGAAGAGATTAGAATTCTTTTGGACTGGTTATGTGCGGAAGGAGCACAGATTGAACGCTGGATGGCGAAATCAACCATTGGCTCACGTGTATTTGATGTTCGTCAGCTTGTCGCTGGTGGACAGGTGGGTCACGCAATCGTTCGTCTAAGCAAGACACCGATCACGAACCTTCATTTAAGGAATGATCGTCTGCTGCCTACAGAGGCAGGATTGAAGGATGAACAGATGTTATTAATTCAGAACGCTGCCCAAGCGGCACTGTCTGCATTTCCGAACTCATGGTCTGCGGGAATCGATGTCATGCTCAGTGGAACTGAACCACGTGCTTACGTTCTGGATGTTAACCCGTTTGGGGATCTCTTATATCGGGTACAGCATCATGGGCTGGGTACATATGATTGGCAAATGGAACTTTTACGAAAGGAGCCCGACTACTATGCCTGA
- a CDS encoding STM4015 family protein → MQEVKLTVSYDDYENGIRIENLLEELAAKPESRTLESLVIGDWGQAYETSPDGFIAKLVELAPNFPSLKKLFIGDMGFEECEVSWIIQTDLTPLLRTFPQLKSFWIKGSNDLSLEPLEHANLEELVIICGGLPKKVISSVTHANLPELRKLELYLGVEDYGFDGSLEDVSPLFEQGRFPKLVYLGLKDSEIQDEIAQAIAEAPILDQLEVLDLSQGTLSDAGAEALLASDKIKKLKHLDLSYHYMTDEMLIQWKRSGISVDVSDQQQSDEDDWRYPSLTE, encoded by the coding sequence ATGCAGGAAGTGAAGCTTACAGTATCTTATGATGACTATGAGAATGGAATTCGAATTGAGAATTTACTTGAAGAACTTGCCGCTAAACCGGAAAGTCGCACACTCGAAAGTTTGGTCATTGGAGATTGGGGACAAGCCTACGAGACTTCACCTGATGGTTTCATAGCTAAGCTTGTTGAGCTGGCTCCGAATTTTCCGTCGCTGAAGAAATTGTTTATCGGGGATATGGGTTTCGAAGAGTGTGAAGTATCTTGGATTATCCAAACAGATCTAACGCCATTATTAAGAACGTTTCCTCAATTAAAATCGTTCTGGATTAAAGGAAGTAATGACCTTAGTCTGGAACCGTTGGAGCATGCAAACCTAGAAGAACTGGTGATTATTTGTGGGGGCTTACCGAAAAAAGTAATATCCTCCGTTACTCATGCCAATTTACCTGAGCTACGGAAGCTGGAGTTATATTTAGGTGTCGAAGATTATGGCTTCGATGGTTCATTAGAGGATGTAAGCCCGCTGTTTGAACAGGGAAGATTCCCGAAACTCGTGTATCTGGGTCTGAAAGATAGTGAAATTCAGGATGAGATCGCACAGGCAATTGCTGAGGCTCCTATTCTGGATCAACTTGAAGTGTTGGATCTCTCCCAGGGCACTTTATCTGATGCAGGGGCTGAGGCTCTTCTAGCTAGCGACAAGATCAAAAAATTAAAGCATCTGGATCTGAGCTATCACTACATGACCGACGAAATGCTCATTCAATGGAAACGTTCGGGGATCTCTGTCGATGTGAGTGATCAGCAGCAAAGTGATGAGGATGACTGGCGGTATCCGTCCTTGACGGAATAA